The window GAACGTCCGCCCCCGCGGCATGCGCCAGAAGCCGCCGCGCAACTTCGACGTCCGCGACGTCCGGCCCCGCGAGCAGCGGCCCCGGCCGGCCCCGCCCCGGGACCCGGGAGACGGCCGCGGGCGGGCCCCAAAGGTCGGCCGGCGCCGGGGCCGGCGCATCGGCGTGACCCTGCTGGTCCTGCTGGTGGTGCTGGTCGGGCTGGCCGTCTGGGTCGACTCCCGGCTCAACCGGGTCGACGCCCTGACCGACTACGACGGGCGGCCGGCGGCCACCCCGGGGGCCGACTGGCTGATCGTCGGCTCCGACAGCCGCCAGGACCTGAACGAGGCCCGCCGCCGCGAGCTCGGCACCGGCCAGGCCGCCGGTCGCCGCGCCGACACCATGATGCTGCTGCACATCCCCCGCGGTGGCGGCAAGCCGGTCCTGATCAGCCTTCCCCGCGACTCCTACGTGCCGATCCCGGGCCGGGGCCGCAACAAGCTCAACGCGGCCTACGCCTTCGGCGGCCCCAAGCTGCTCGCCCGCACCGTCGAGGAGGTCACCGGCATCCGCCTCGACCGCTACATGGAGGTCGGCTTCGACGGCTTCGCCAGCGTGGTCGACGCCGTCGGGGGCGTCCAGATCTGCCCCGACCGGGCGATGCGCGACCCCATGGCCGGGCTCAACGTCAAGGCCGGCTGCCAGGTCGTCGGCAGCCGCCAGGCCCTGGCGTACGTCCGCACCCGCGCCGGCGGCCGCGGCGACCTTGACCGGGTCGAGCGCCAGCAGGAGTTCCTCGGCTCCCTGATCGACAAGGCGACCAGCCCGGCGGTGCTCCTCAACCCCTTCCGCAGCGTCCCCCTGCTGCTCCGGGGCACCGAGGCGGTCGCCGTCGACCAGAACGCCCACGTCTGGAACCTGATCCGGTTCCCCTTCGCCATGCGCGACATCGCCGGCGGCGGCGGCGTCGCCACCACCGTCCCGGTCGCCGGCACCGCGACCGTCTCCGGCGCCGGCTCCGTCGTCCAGTGGGACCGCGAACGCGCCCTGGCCCTGTTCGAGGCCCTCCAGCGCG is drawn from Actinomycetota bacterium and contains these coding sequences:
- a CDS encoding LCP family protein, coding for MSGWSDEGDGRRRAGTAGPARPQKPLPPGWNVRPRGMRQKPPRNFDVRDVRPREQRPRPAPPRDPGDGRGRAPKVGRRRGRRIGVTLLVLLVVLVGLAVWVDSRLNRVDALTDYDGRPAATPGADWLIVGSDSRQDLNEARRRELGTGQAAGRRADTMMLLHIPRGGGKPVLISLPRDSYVPIPGRGRNKLNAAYAFGGPKLLARTVEEVTGIRLDRYMEVGFDGFASVVDAVGGVQICPDRAMRDPMAGLNVKAGCQVVGSRQALAYVRTRAGGRGDLDRVERQQEFLGSLIDKATSPAVLLNPFRSVPLLLRGTEAVAVDQNAHVWNLIRFPFAMRDIAGGGGVATTVPVAGTATVSGAGSVVQWDRERALALFEALQRDQPVDGLVDQAER